The Deinococcus sp. Marseille-Q6407 genome has a window encoding:
- a CDS encoding Asp23/Gls24 family envelope stress response protein → MELNINKNVMRDIVMAAVEDIDGICIAPVPNPVGEVLKDSETAMLPRALRLTQSPEGRFSVDLGLNVDYGQNLLDLAARAQRSVAENLELMCGCQVDAVNISVLGVSLPANPRGAQAGALS, encoded by the coding sequence ATGGAACTGAACATCAACAAGAACGTGATGCGCGACATCGTCATGGCCGCTGTGGAGGACATTGACGGCATCTGCATCGCGCCTGTGCCCAACCCGGTTGGTGAGGTGCTCAAGGACAGCGAGACGGCCATGCTGCCCCGGGCGCTGCGCCTGACCCAGTCGCCTGAGGGCCGTTTTAGTGTGGACCTGGGCCTGAATGTGGATTACGGCCAGAACCTGCTGGACCTGGCCGCCCGCGCCCAGCGCTCGGTGGCCGAGAACCTGGAACTGATGTGCGGCTGCCAGGTGGACGCGGTGAATATTTCGGTGCTGGGCGTGTCGTTGCCGGCCAACCCGCGCGGCGCCCAGGCGGGGGCACTCTCTTGA
- the hemA gene encoding glutamyl-tRNA reductase: MLLTCPTAQSLLGTAANPHPTLDFAVVGLNHQTAPVSVREQAAVPVQGAGVLYGTLREYADEVMVVATCNRTEIYLAGVHGSLEAAFNQAFQGDFTGYFYLHHELDAVQHLYRVVAGLDSLVVGETQIQGQVKRALAEAGSFQATGTLMNKVVQSALAAGKRVRSETGLSDRVVSVSSAAVELAHEVLGDLQGHTALILGAGETAELTMTHLRAAGVSDVLVVNRTEERARSLADRWGGRTCPYQELQRALPQADVVIASAAAPHWVVQGADARQALQQRGGRPLFFFDISLPRILAPDIAEVPGAYLYNLDDLNSIVARNLEWRRSTLPQAEAIIREAVAELLRWHLTRDAQLRRRAAAAALAG; the protein is encoded by the coding sequence TTGCTGCTGACTTGTCCCACGGCCCAGTCTTTGCTGGGCACCGCTGCCAACCCGCATCCCACCCTCGACTTCGCTGTGGTGGGCCTGAACCATCAAACGGCGCCGGTCTCGGTCCGTGAGCAGGCGGCTGTGCCGGTGCAGGGCGCCGGGGTGCTGTACGGCACCCTGCGCGAGTACGCCGACGAAGTGATGGTGGTCGCCACCTGTAACCGCACTGAGATTTATCTGGCCGGGGTCCACGGCTCGCTGGAAGCGGCGTTTAATCAGGCTTTCCAGGGTGACTTTACGGGTTATTTCTATCTGCACCATGAGCTTGACGCGGTGCAGCATCTTTACCGGGTGGTGGCTGGCCTGGACAGCCTGGTGGTGGGCGAGACCCAGATTCAGGGTCAGGTCAAGCGGGCGTTGGCCGAAGCTGGCAGCTTCCAGGCCACCGGCACCCTGATGAACAAGGTGGTGCAGAGTGCGCTGGCTGCCGGCAAACGGGTACGCAGCGAAACCGGGCTGAGCGACCGGGTGGTCAGCGTGTCGAGCGCCGCGGTGGAACTGGCGCACGAGGTACTGGGCGACTTGCAGGGCCACACCGCCCTGATTCTGGGCGCCGGTGAAACGGCCGAGCTGACCATGACCCACCTGCGGGCCGCCGGGGTTTCGGACGTGCTGGTGGTCAACCGCACCGAGGAGCGGGCCCGCTCACTGGCCGACCGCTGGGGTGGGCGCACCTGCCCTTATCAGGAGCTGCAGCGTGCCCTGCCACAGGCGGATGTGGTGATCGCTTCGGCGGCCGCACCGCACTGGGTGGTGCAGGGCGCTGATGCCCGGCAGGCCCTGCAGCAACGCGGTGGCCGGCCACTGTTCTTCTTCGATATCAGCCTGCCGCGAATCCTGGCGCCCGACATTGCGGAGGTGCCGGGAGCTTATCTTTATAACCTCGACGATCTGAACAGCATCGTGGCGCGCAACCTGGAATGGCGCCGCTCCACATTGCCGCAGGCGGAGGCCATCATCCGCGAGGCCGTGGCCGAGCTGCTGCGCTGGCACCTGACCCGCGACGCCCAGCTGCGCCGCCGTGCGGCTGCGGCGGCCCTGGCCGGCTGA
- a CDS encoding uroporphyrinogen-III synthase: protein MVHYKGQLPDLAVSAGVIYPGAMQEPPPDHAPLDPMPPAAAAHGRIVVTLTGAGGQRLTRLARAAGWQAALWPGLTFVPTGRAEQLRNLGSYSWLALTSPQGARSLIQGLEELHLSPAALAGLRVAAVGEGTARPLARWGRSPDFVPGQADAHSLAAELPSRPGEQVLHVTGEGSRDRLQRGLADRGTIYRRLDLYRSQAVHYSAEARRDLTGADWVVVASGRAAAGLAEQLGTALPILAMGNQTAEAARAAGFARVRQAAEPSVEGLLAALGEPA, encoded by the coding sequence GTGGTTCACTATAAAGGACAGCTGCCTGACCTGGCTGTGAGCGCGGGCGTGATCTACCCTGGGGCCATGCAGGAACCGCCCCCGGATCACGCCCCACTTGACCCCATGCCCCCGGCCGCTGCCGCTCACGGCCGGATCGTGGTGACCCTGACTGGCGCCGGCGGCCAGCGCCTGACCCGCCTGGCCCGGGCCGCCGGCTGGCAGGCAGCGCTCTGGCCGGGGCTGACTTTTGTGCCCACCGGAAGGGCGGAGCAGCTGCGTAACCTGGGATCTTACAGTTGGCTGGCGCTGACCAGCCCACAGGGGGCGCGCAGCCTGATTCAGGGGTTGGAGGAACTGCACCTGAGCCCAGCGGCGCTGGCAGGCCTGCGGGTGGCGGCAGTGGGGGAGGGCACCGCCCGGCCGCTGGCCCGCTGGGGCCGCTCGCCCGACTTCGTGCCGGGGCAGGCCGACGCCCACTCGCTGGCCGCTGAATTGCCTTCCCGGCCCGGCGAGCAGGTGCTGCATGTGACCGGCGAAGGCAGCCGTGACCGCTTGCAGCGGGGGCTGGCTGACCGGGGGACCATTTACCGGCGGCTGGACCTGTACCGCTCACAGGCGGTCCACTACTCGGCCGAGGCCCGGCGGGACCTGACCGGCGCCGACTGGGTGGTGGTGGCCTCCGGTAGAGCGGCGGCGGGCCTGGCCGAGCAGCTGGGCACAGCGCTGCCCATTCTGGCGATGGGAAACCAGACGGCAGAGGCAGCCCGCGCGGCAGGCTTTGCCCGGGTGCGGCAGGCGGCGGAGCCGTCGGTGGAAGGACTGCTGGCCGCTCTGGGCGAACCCGCCTAA
- a CDS encoding ABC transporter permease: MFNLIVKRLLQIPFIMLVLTMLVLALTMLLTPVQRAQGYVRNEQQAAHIDQIIRERGLDQSFLVQYGKWLQSALQGDLGFSKSVGEPVLQAILTRLPNTIELTLFAFIPIIVLGVWLGTLSALKKDGVVDQIIRILAVLAFSVPSFVLGIVLLAVFYGYLGWAPGPGQVTVENRLLMDQLVASGQLHKYTGMLSIDAMLNGQWRIARDVLSHLVLPVTTLSLVITATIVKLMRTSMLEALTSDFVRTARSKGLSKRVVNNKHARRNALIPIINSGGFILLGLLTGSMITESIYAYPGIGRWLLDSARALDIPSVLGYSIFVALLVVVIRTLIDIGFTLVDPRVRYD; encoded by the coding sequence ATGTTCAATCTGATTGTCAAACGCCTGCTTCAGATCCCGTTCATCATGCTGGTGCTGACCATGCTGGTGCTGGCTCTGACCATGCTGCTGACTCCTGTGCAGCGTGCCCAGGGCTATGTCCGCAACGAGCAGCAAGCCGCCCACATCGACCAGATCATCCGCGAGCGCGGCCTGGACCAGTCTTTCTTGGTGCAGTACGGCAAGTGGCTGCAAAGTGCCCTGCAGGGCGACCTGGGCTTTTCCAAGTCGGTCGGTGAGCCGGTGCTGCAGGCCATCCTCACCCGGCTGCCCAACACCATCGAGCTCACCCTCTTCGCTTTTATTCCTATCATCGTTCTCGGCGTCTGGCTGGGCACCCTCTCGGCACTGAAAAAAGACGGCGTGGTTGACCAGATCATCCGCATACTGGCGGTGCTGGCCTTCTCGGTGCCCAGCTTCGTGCTGGGGATCGTGCTGCTGGCCGTGTTTTACGGCTACCTGGGCTGGGCCCCTGGCCCCGGACAGGTCACGGTGGAAAACCGCCTGCTGATGGACCAGCTGGTGGCCTCCGGACAGCTCCACAAGTACACCGGGATGCTGAGCATCGACGCCATGCTGAACGGCCAGTGGCGGATTGCCCGCGACGTCCTCTCTCACCTGGTGCTGCCAGTAACCACGCTCTCGCTGGTGATTACTGCGACCATCGTGAAGCTGATGCGTACCAGCATGCTCGAAGCACTGACCAGCGACTTCGTGCGCACCGCCCGCTCCAAGGGCCTCAGCAAACGCGTGGTGAACAACAAGCACGCCCGCCGCAACGCCCTGATTCCGATCATCAACTCGGGCGGCTTTATTCTGCTGGGCCTGCTGACCGGTTCGATGATCACCGAATCCATCTATGCCTATCCCGGAATCGGCCGCTGGCTGCTCGACTCGGCCCGCGCGCTGGATATTCCCTCGGTGCTGGGATACTCGATCTTCGTGGCCCTGCTGGTGGTCGTGATCCGCACCCTGATCGATATCGGCTTCACCCTCGTTGATCCCCGCGTGAGGTACGACTGA
- the fusA gene encoding elongation factor G: protein MTTKAQNYLQNFRNIGIAAHIDAGKTTTTERILYYTGRIHQIGETHEGASQMDWMEQERERGITITAAATTAKWTRSGTDDVYTVNIIDTPGHVDFTIEVERSMRVLDGAVAVFDASQGVEPQSETVWRQADRYGVPRIAFANKMDKTGASFELVINDIKERLGAIPAPVQYPMGAENDFKGIIDVIRRRAYFYTNDLGTDIREEDVPAEYSEKVEEMRSQLIEAAAEVDEELMMMYLEGEEPNEEQLVAALRQGTVEKQIFPVLCGSSLKNKGVQLLLDAVVDYLPSPLDVPPIKGTVVDTEGETMDFPADPEGHLAALAFKIMADPYVGRLTFVRVYSGTMTSGSYIYNASKGKRERVGRLLKMHANSREEVDTLKAGELGAVIGLKDSGTGNTLIGDGDPEVLLESIDVPEPVIKLAIEPKTKADQEKMGLGLSKLAEEDPTFRVETDAESGQTTIAGMGELHLEILVDRLKREFKVEANVGAPQVAYRETITKPVDVDSKFARQSGGRGQYGHVKIKAEPLQPGEGFVFENAVVGGTVPKEYIAPAQKGIEEAMQSGPMLGFPVVDLKVTLYDGSYHEVDSSEMAFKIAGSMALKDAVQKGAPAILEPVMRVEVTVPEEYMGDIIGDLNSRRGQVQGMEARGNAQLVKAFVPLSEMFGYATDMRSMTQGRANYSMFFDHYSQVPNNLAQELIKK from the coding sequence ATGACCACCAAAGCCCAGAATTACCTGCAGAACTTCCGTAACATCGGGATTGCCGCGCACATTGACGCCGGCAAGACCACCACCACCGAGCGCATCCTGTACTACACCGGACGCATTCACCAGATCGGCGAAACCCACGAAGGCGCTTCGCAGATGGACTGGATGGAGCAGGAACGCGAGCGCGGCATTACCATCACCGCCGCCGCTACCACTGCCAAGTGGACCCGCTCCGGCACCGACGACGTCTACACCGTCAACATCATCGATACCCCCGGACACGTGGACTTCACCATTGAAGTAGAACGCTCCATGCGCGTGCTGGACGGCGCTGTGGCCGTGTTCGACGCTTCTCAGGGCGTGGAACCGCAGAGCGAAACCGTGTGGCGGCAGGCTGACCGTTACGGCGTGCCCCGTATCGCTTTCGCCAACAAGATGGACAAGACCGGCGCCAGCTTCGAACTGGTAATCAACGACATCAAGGAACGCCTAGGCGCTATTCCCGCTCCCGTGCAGTACCCGATGGGCGCTGAAAACGACTTCAAGGGCATCATTGATGTGATCCGCCGCCGCGCTTACTTCTACACCAACGACCTGGGTACTGACATCCGCGAGGAAGATGTGCCGGCCGAGTACAGCGAAAAGGTTGAAGAAATGCGCAGCCAGCTGATCGAAGCCGCGGCCGAAGTGGACGAAGAACTGATGATGATGTACCTCGAAGGCGAAGAGCCCAACGAGGAACAGCTGGTGGCTGCCCTGCGTCAGGGCACCGTCGAAAAGCAGATCTTCCCCGTGCTGTGCGGCAGCTCCCTGAAGAACAAGGGTGTACAGCTGCTGCTGGACGCTGTGGTGGATTATCTGCCCAGCCCCCTGGACGTGCCCCCCATCAAGGGCACCGTGGTGGACACCGAGGGCGAAACCATGGACTTCCCAGCCGATCCGGAAGGCCACCTGGCCGCGCTGGCGTTCAAGATCATGGCTGACCCTTACGTGGGCCGCCTGACCTTCGTGCGCGTGTACTCGGGCACCATGACCTCGGGCAGCTACATCTACAACGCTTCCAAGGGCAAGCGCGAACGCGTAGGCCGTCTGCTGAAGATGCACGCCAACAGCCGCGAAGAAGTGGATACCCTCAAGGCCGGCGAGCTGGGCGCCGTGATCGGGCTTAAGGACTCCGGTACCGGTAACACCCTGATCGGTGACGGTGACCCCGAAGTGCTGCTGGAAAGCATTGACGTGCCCGAACCCGTGATCAAGCTGGCCATTGAGCCCAAGACCAAGGCTGACCAGGAAAAGATGGGCCTGGGCCTGAGCAAGCTGGCCGAAGAAGACCCCACCTTCAGGGTGGAAACCGATGCCGAAAGCGGCCAGACCACCATCGCCGGCATGGGCGAGCTGCACCTGGAAATCCTGGTGGACCGCCTGAAGCGTGAATTCAAGGTGGAAGCCAACGTGGGCGCGCCCCAGGTGGCCTACCGCGAAACCATCACCAAGCCGGTGGACGTGGACAGCAAGTTCGCCCGTCAGTCGGGCGGCCGTGGTCAGTACGGCCACGTGAAGATCAAGGCTGAACCCCTGCAGCCCGGCGAAGGCTTCGTGTTCGAAAACGCCGTGGTGGGCGGTACCGTGCCCAAGGAGTACATCGCTCCTGCCCAGAAGGGTATCGAAGAAGCCATGCAGAGCGGCCCCATGCTGGGCTTCCCGGTGGTGGACCTGAAGGTTACCCTGTATGACGGCTCCTACCACGAAGTGGACTCCTCGGAAATGGCGTTTAAGATCGCCGGCTCCATGGCGCTGAAGGACGCGGTGCAGAAGGGCGCTCCGGCCATCCTGGAACCCGTGATGCGCGTTGAAGTGACCGTGCCGGAAGAGTACATGGGCGACATCATCGGCGATCTGAACAGCCGCCGCGGTCAGGTGCAGGGCATGGAAGCCCGCGGTAACGCGCAGCTGGTCAAGGCCTTCGTGCCCCTGAGTGAGATGTTCGGTTACGCCACCGACATGCGCTCCATGACCCAGGGCCGTGCCAACTACTCCATGTTCTTCGATCACTACAGCCAGGTGCCCAACAACCTGGCCCAGGAACTGATCAAGAAGTAA
- a CDS encoding bifunctional 5,10-methylenetetrahydrofolate dehydrogenase/5,10-methenyltetrahydrofolate cyclohydrolase: MPALNLAGRPVAEQLLARAAERVQHLPRAPRLALVRVGDDPASESYVRSKDKKAHQVGIQSEVHALAESTSSAELLALVERLNADPGVDGILVQLPLPAHIDEEPVLLAINPAKDVDGFHPVNVAQMWAGRARLNPCTPAGVLELLAFYGIPVAGRRAVVVGRSEIVGRPMAAMLLGRDATVTIAHSRTADLGAVTREADILVVAVGRPQFITPEMVKPGATVIDVGINRTEVDGKGKIVGDVHPDVAGVAGGLTPVPGGVGLLTVAQLMANTVTAAELRRLDR; the protein is encoded by the coding sequence GTGCCGGCCCTGAATCTGGCCGGCCGGCCGGTGGCCGAGCAGCTGCTGGCCCGGGCAGCCGAGCGGGTGCAGCACCTGCCGCGTGCGCCCCGGCTGGCGCTGGTGCGGGTGGGCGACGACCCCGCCAGCGAAAGCTACGTGCGTTCCAAGGACAAGAAAGCGCATCAGGTCGGCATTCAGAGCGAGGTTCATGCCCTTGCGGAAAGCACGTCCTCGGCCGAGCTGCTGGCTCTGGTCGAGCGGCTGAATGCCGACCCCGGGGTAGACGGCATTCTGGTGCAGCTGCCGCTCCCGGCCCACATCGACGAGGAGCCGGTGCTGCTGGCGATAAACCCCGCCAAGGACGTGGACGGCTTTCACCCGGTGAACGTGGCGCAGATGTGGGCTGGCCGCGCTCGGCTGAATCCCTGCACGCCGGCCGGCGTTCTGGAGTTGCTGGCCTTTTACGGCATTCCGGTCGCGGGACGGCGCGCCGTAGTGGTGGGCCGCAGCGAGATCGTGGGCCGGCCAATGGCCGCCATGCTGCTGGGCCGTGACGCCACCGTGACCATCGCCCACAGCCGCACCGCCGACCTGGGCGCCGTAACCCGCGAAGCCGACATCCTGGTGGTGGCCGTGGGCCGCCCGCAGTTCATCACACCCGAGATGGTGAAGCCGGGCGCCACCGTGATCGATGTGGGCATCAACCGCACCGAGGTGGACGGCAAAGGCAAAATCGTGGGCGACGTTCACCCGGACGTGGCTGGCGTGGCCGGCGGCTTGACCCCGGTGCCGGGTGGCGTGGGGCTGCTGACGGTGGCGCAGCTGATGGCCAACACGGTGACGGCGGCGGAACTGCGGCGGCTGGACCGCTGA
- the nusB gene encoding transcription antitermination factor NusB, which produces MTRRRERGAPSGSRRAAREFAFRALFESERGELPLEQVFMRTAAQMHEGGDDTLTPLTPEAVAFARSLAEGLDMHWEEVQDALHRTIRGWSFDQMAQTDLNILRLAAYEMMFTSEPHPPVIESAVRIARKFGGEDSGRFVNGVLGTLSRSLAEQARSQDRQPEAGAAEESAANDALAGSPAEQD; this is translated from the coding sequence TTGACCCGCCGCCGTGAACGCGGCGCCCCCAGCGGCAGCCGCCGCGCCGCCCGCGAGTTCGCCTTCCGCGCCCTGTTTGAGTCGGAGCGCGGCGAGCTGCCGCTGGAACAGGTGTTTATGCGCACCGCCGCTCAGATGCACGAGGGCGGCGACGACACCCTGACCCCGCTGACTCCCGAAGCTGTGGCTTTTGCCCGGTCGCTGGCCGAGGGCCTGGACATGCACTGGGAAGAGGTTCAGGACGCGCTGCACCGCACTATCCGGGGCTGGTCCTTTGACCAGATGGCCCAGACAGACCTGAACATCCTGCGCCTGGCCGCCTACGAGATGATGTTCACCAGTGAGCCTCACCCCCCGGTGATCGAGAGTGCCGTGCGGATTGCCCGCAAGTTTGGCGGCGAGGATTCGGGCCGTTTTGTCAACGGCGTGCTGGGCACCCTCAGCCGCAGCCTGGCCGAGCAGGCCCGCAGTCAGGACCGGCAGCCGGAAGCGGGCGCGGCGGAGGAAAGTGCCGCAAACGACGCTCTGGCCGGTTCCCCGGCCGAGCAGGACTAG
- a CDS encoding ABC transporter permease yields the protein MTTATPQNVPAVKKTSRFQNFWQGKPMRKLRRNKLAMIGMLITLLFGLVALFAPMIAPPKFNCSRDLGMTEQSQVYNPASPVMWKAMFAPPLSCYQTQRISFAQAPQPPSAKAPFGTVNGYNIFHGMIWGTRLVFKLAFIIVAINVIIGTIVGAISGFFGGWVDNVIQRFIDVIFAMPGLVLTIVILTILRAKNPGGDPTIPIIIAFVITGWSGYSTYVRADVLKTRRMEYVDAARALGGSDARLIFKHVVPNSVATLLTLAVMDLATVPLGVAALSFLGLGYPVGYTEWGQMIDFARPWLKPEYWYVLMYPAGFIVLFSLAFNLFGDALRDAFDPRTR from the coding sequence ATGACCACCGCTACTCCCCAGAACGTCCCGGCTGTTAAGAAAACCTCGCGCTTCCAGAACTTCTGGCAGGGCAAGCCGATGCGCAAGCTGCGCCGCAACAAGCTGGCCATGATCGGCATGCTGATCACCCTGCTGTTCGGTCTGGTGGCCCTGTTCGCGCCCATGATCGCGCCGCCCAAGTTCAACTGCTCACGCGACCTGGGCATGACCGAGCAGAGCCAGGTCTATAACCCGGCCAGCCCGGTGATGTGGAAGGCCATGTTCGCGCCGCCGCTCTCGTGCTACCAGACCCAGCGCATCAGCTTCGCGCAGGCCCCGCAGCCGCCCAGCGCCAAGGCTCCCTTTGGCACCGTGAACGGCTACAACATCTTCCACGGCATGATCTGGGGCACCCGGCTGGTGTTCAAGCTGGCCTTTATCATCGTGGCGATCAACGTGATCATCGGTACCATCGTCGGGGCCATTTCGGGCTTCTTCGGCGGCTGGGTGGATAATGTTATCCAGCGCTTTATCGACGTGATCTTCGCCATGCCTGGTCTGGTGCTGACCATCGTGATCCTGACCATTCTGCGTGCCAAGAACCCCGGTGGTGACCCCACCATTCCGATCATCATCGCCTTCGTAATTACCGGCTGGTCCGGCTACTCCACCTATGTTCGTGCCGACGTGCTCAAGACCCGCCGCATGGAATATGTGGACGCCGCCCGCGCTCTGGGCGGCAGCGACGCCCGGCTGATCTTCAAGCACGTGGTTCCCAATTCGGTGGCCACCTTGCTGACCCTGGCCGTGATGGACCTGGCAACGGTGCCGCTGGGCGTGGCAGCGCTGTCGTTCCTGGGCTTGGGCTACCCGGTGGGCTACACCGAGTGGGGGCAGATGATCGACTTTGCCCGCCCCTGGCTGAAGCCGGAATACTGGTACGTGCTGATGTACCCGGCAGGATTCATCGTGCTGTTCAGCCTGGCGTTCAACCTCTTCGGTGACGCCCTGCGCGACGCCTTTGACCCGCGCACTCGCTGA
- the rpsG gene encoding 30S ribosomal protein S7 yields the protein MSRRRRAEVRQLQPDLVYQDVLVSAMINRLMQDGKKNLASRIFYGACRLIQERTGQEPLKVFKEAFENIKPRVEVRSRRVGGSTYQVPVEFDKNPRRQQSLTLRWMVNAANSRPERTAIERLAGEIMDAAEGRGGAMKKKDDVERMAEANRAYAHYRW from the coding sequence ATGTCCCGTCGCCGTAGAGCAGAAGTGCGCCAACTGCAGCCCGACCTGGTTTACCAGGACGTGCTGGTGAGCGCCATGATCAACCGTCTGATGCAGGACGGCAAGAAGAACCTGGCCAGCCGTATTTTTTACGGAGCCTGCCGCCTGATCCAGGAACGCACCGGCCAGGAGCCCCTCAAGGTCTTCAAGGAAGCCTTTGAGAATATCAAGCCCCGCGTGGAAGTGCGCAGCCGCCGCGTGGGCGGCAGCACCTACCAGGTGCCTGTGGAGTTCGATAAGAATCCCCGCCGCCAGCAGAGCCTGACCCTGCGCTGGATGGTAAACGCCGCCAACAGCCGCCCCGAGCGCACCGCGATTGAGCGTCTGGCCGGCGAAATCATGGACGCTGCCGAAGGCCGTGGCGGCGCCATGAAGAAAAAAGACGACGTGGAGCGCATGGCCGAAGCCAACCGCGCCTACGCCCACTACCGCTGGTAA
- the der gene encoding ribosome biogenesis GTPase Der, producing the protein MHKVAIVGRPNVGKSSLFNRLIGRREAVVADFPGVTRDAKEAVMLHHNHRITLVDTGGLWSGDEWEMVIREKAEWALEGADAVIFVLDPRDGLSAADYEVADWLRRLGKPVVVVANKIDSPKHEPYLAELWALGFGEPVAISAEHARGLDDLMDRVMEHLPEDEGDVSEVAPIRISLIGRPNVGKSSLLNAITQSDRAIVADVPGTTRDSLDVEWDYGGQRFVLVDTAGIRKKPDTAIEDYAIQRSQAAIERSDLIWLVLNANDLGDHELKLANLAYDSGKPVIVVVNKWDLVPDEELKRTEKELDQKLFHIAYAPRVYTSAINDYGIHDMLAEAMKLYDKWQSRVPTAELNRWLEIWQIKHSVPNFGGRPLKMYFMTQVETAPPTFAIFCNRADYVTRSYEGFIQNRIRDDLDLAGVPVRLKWKEKGPYKKGRKGQQAEE; encoded by the coding sequence ATGCATAAAGTAGCTATTGTGGGCCGGCCCAACGTGGGCAAGTCCAGTCTGTTCAACCGCCTGATTGGCCGCCGCGAGGCCGTGGTGGCCGACTTTCCCGGTGTGACCCGTGACGCCAAGGAAGCCGTCATGCTGCACCACAACCACCGCATCACCCTGGTGGACACCGGGGGCCTGTGGAGCGGTGACGAGTGGGAAATGGTCATCCGCGAGAAAGCCGAGTGGGCGCTGGAAGGCGCCGACGCCGTCATTTTCGTGTTGGACCCCCGCGACGGCCTGAGTGCCGCCGACTACGAGGTGGCCGACTGGCTGCGCCGGCTGGGCAAGCCGGTGGTGGTGGTCGCCAACAAGATCGATTCGCCCAAGCACGAGCCCTATCTGGCCGAACTGTGGGCGCTGGGCTTCGGTGAGCCGGTTGCCATCAGCGCCGAGCACGCCCGCGGCCTGGACGACCTGATGGACCGCGTCATGGAGCACCTGCCCGAAGACGAGGGTGACGTGTCAGAAGTGGCACCTATACGCATCTCGCTGATCGGGCGGCCCAACGTGGGCAAATCCAGCCTGCTGAACGCCATCACCCAGTCGGACCGCGCCATCGTGGCCGATGTGCCCGGCACCACCCGCGACAGCCTGGACGTGGAGTGGGACTACGGCGGCCAGCGCTTCGTGCTGGTGGATACCGCCGGTATCCGCAAAAAGCCCGACACCGCCATTGAGGACTACGCCATTCAGCGTTCGCAGGCCGCGATTGAGCGCAGTGACCTGATCTGGCTGGTGCTCAACGCCAACGACCTGGGCGACCATGAGCTGAAGCTGGCAAACCTGGCATACGACAGCGGCAAGCCAGTCATCGTGGTGGTCAACAAGTGGGACCTGGTGCCTGACGAGGAACTCAAGCGCACCGAAAAGGAGCTGGACCAGAAGCTGTTCCACATCGCCTATGCACCGCGGGTGTACACCAGCGCCATCAACGACTACGGCATCCACGACATGCTGGCCGAGGCCATGAAGCTGTACGACAAGTGGCAGTCCCGCGTCCCCACCGCCGAGCTGAACCGCTGGCTGGAAATCTGGCAGATCAAGCACTCGGTGCCCAACTTCGGGGGCCGGCCGCTCAAGATGTACTTTATGACCCAGGTGGAAACGGCGCCGCCTACTTTTGCCATCTTCTGCAACCGCGCCGACTACGTGACCCGCTCCTATGAAGGCTTTATCCAGAACCGCATCCGCGACGACCTGGACCTGGCCGGCGTGCCGGTGCGGCTGAAGTGGAAGGAAAAAGGCCCTTACAAGAAAGGGCGCAAGGGCCAGCAGGCCGAGGAATAA
- a CDS encoding YgfZ/GcvT domain-containing protein encodes MSTFFTPVPSGALRVTGSDRLDFVQGQMTNDLRSCPVPGYVAACFLNVRGQTEQFARIYRRPNDIYLHLDTGQAPELAARLRRYVIFDQVEIEDLSDDLRTLHLWGRWPAAPQLAGWPQEAAQLGAAWTVQLGEAQVLLGAVNRSGQTGLDLHYLARQEAQVLEHLRAGLTLSERSWDDLQAARVAAGLPDPVADGFLGFLPQEVGLDLGGPLPAISYRKGCYVGQEIMARLEARGQARYGLSRLQVPAGTPVRSEVQSGSRTVGQTGLEAGGLALCRLRLDLPADAALTVNGQPVALAAGSLPSGDER; translated from the coding sequence ATGAGCACTTTTTTCACCCCCGTGCCGTCGGGTGCGCTGCGGGTTACCGGGTCCGACCGCCTCGATTTTGTGCAGGGGCAGATGACCAACGACCTGCGCAGCTGCCCGGTGCCCGGCTATGTGGCCGCCTGCTTTCTGAACGTGCGTGGGCAGACCGAGCAGTTTGCCCGGATTTACCGCCGCCCTAACGACATCTACCTGCATCTGGACACCGGGCAAGCGCCCGAGCTGGCTGCCCGGCTGCGCCGCTATGTCATCTTCGATCAGGTGGAAATTGAGGACCTCAGTGACGACTTGCGGACCTTGCATCTGTGGGGCCGCTGGCCCGCAGCCCCGCAGCTGGCCGGCTGGCCGCAGGAGGCCGCTCAACTCGGTGCCGCTTGGACCGTTCAGCTGGGAGAAGCGCAGGTCCTGCTGGGCGCGGTGAACCGCAGTGGGCAGACCGGGCTGGACCTGCACTATCTGGCCCGGCAGGAGGCGCAGGTCCTGGAACACCTGCGGGCCGGCCTGACCCTGAGCGAGCGGTCCTGGGACGACCTGCAAGCAGCGCGGGTGGCGGCGGGCCTGCCCGACCCGGTGGCCGACGGCTTCCTGGGCTTTTTGCCGCAGGAGGTGGGCCTGGATCTCGGTGGGCCGCTGCCGGCCATCAGCTACCGCAAGGGCTGCTATGTGGGGCAGGAAATCATGGCGCGGTTGGAGGCCCGGGGCCAGGCCCGCTACGGCCTGAGCCGGCTGCAGGTGCCGGCCGGCACCCCGGTGCGCAGTGAGGTGCAGTCGGGCAGCCGGACCGTAGGCCAGACTGGACTGGAAGCCGGCGGCCTGGCGCTGTGCCGCCTGCGGCTGGACCTGCCTGCAGATGCGGCCCTGACTGTGAACGGCCAGCCGGTGGCCTTGGCTGCCGGTTCCCTTCCGTCCGGCGATGAGCGCTGA